In Populus alba chromosome 4, ASM523922v2, whole genome shotgun sequence, the genomic window TCACAACTTGGAGAGCCAGCTTATTGCTATGAGACACTTGATAGCTAAAGAAGGATCGATATTTAACTCCCCAAAAGCAGTTCTGATTTTAGGAGCACACACTTGTGAATTTCATTGATATAgaagtaaatatattagaagAGTTTTGCTTGTACTTGGTTATTCTTAACTTAATTTTACCCCTAGTCTCTTCAATTCATTTTGACGCAATCATGTCTGTAGGTTTTATGTTGCTGAAGTCCTTGTTGCACTGGAGTACTTGCACATGCTTGGAGTTGTTTATCGAGATTTAAAACCAGAAAATATTCTGGTCCGAGAGGATGGGCATATCATGCTTTCAGATTTTGACCTGTCACTCAGGTGTGCTGTTAATCCTGTTCTACTTAAATCATCTTCACCTGCTGAAGAGCCGACAAAAAAGATGTCGAGTCCATGCTCTGAAGCTAGCTGCATTGACCCATTCTGTCTCCACCCAGCCTGGCAAGTATCATGTTTCACTCCAAGACTTCTGTCAGTTGCTGCAAAATCTCAGAAGTTAAAATCTGACCTGGCTGCTCAGGTCAGCCCACTGCCACAGGTGGTAGTGGAGCCAACTAGTGCTCGTTCTAACTCCTTTGTCGGAACCCATGAATACCTGGCCCCTGAGATCATCAAAGGCGAGGGGCATGGCAGTGCTGTTGATTGGTGGACGTTTGGAATCTTCCTGTTTGAGCTGTTATATGGTAGAACGCCTTTCAAGGGGTCAGGAAATGAGGAAACATTGTCCAATGTTGTGTCCAGAAGCCTCAAGTTCCCCAGTAACCCTATAGTTAGCTTTCATGCACGTGATTTGATTAGAGGGTTGTTGATAAAGGAACCTGGGGATCGGCTAGGATCTGCAAAAGGGGCTGCAGAGATTAAACAGCACCCCTTCTTCGACGGCCTTAACTGGGCTCTGATACGGTGTGCAATTCCTCCAGAGCTACCTAATCAATGTGATGTTGGAATTGCATCAAACACATTTTATCAGAACAAGGACTGCGCTAAGTTCAAGGATACAGCAGAGCTAAGAGAGTTTGAGATGTTTTAGCCCGTACTTATCTGATGTGAGAAACGGAAGatgttgaattttcttttccttttttaaaaaatggggTTTCTCATCATCAGTGTAACtggtatatatacatatttatgGCATATAGTGTAAATGTGATCTGAAAATCTGAAAATTTGCGGCAACTTATTTAGTATGAGATTTATGTATACCTTAACTCTAGTTTAGAGTTGAAATTGAGAATGTGGAAGCGGAGAAGCATTGCTCTTATTTGTCTGAGCATTGAAGATTGGATTCTGCATCATTTTTCCATGGTTTGATCGTGTTCCCTACTACATTCTAGCTTTCTGCAACTGTTTCAACCATCTGCTATCCTGTTAatggtttttgtttgttaaataaCATGGGGATTTCGTCTAACATTTAAAAGGTTTTTAGACAGGAAGAAAATAACAGGAAgtgaatttgtttatttatttatttttattaatatgaatatctgGATAGCTTGTATACATGCAGCCATGGCTTGGACACCCTGCATGCACACGAAGGGCCAAAATTTCTCTAATGTGGTAATGCTTAGCGGAAGGGAACCGTTACAATGTTGATCTGGATATCTTAGCAAGTTTACTTCCACAAATTTATTGATGTACAgtgaaacagagaagaaaagagaaaacccGACCCGCATACCCTATTCACCAGcagccattttttttaattttgaagtctaCCCTCACAGAATAATTTTAGACCAATGAAATCCCAACATACCCACGGCAAATTACTGTCATCACCATATCCTTTGCCAACACCTCCACCCTAACAGGAGTGATGGTTAGGACATCAGTAACAACCTTGTATTACAACAGTTCTCCTAATACTAGGTTTCCATACCCATCTCTAAATTTACAATTTTGCCACAATGCCACTAAACTCCTCTCTCTGAGAGCCCCATTTCCTCTCATTAATAAATACCCATTTCTCCAATTTTCCCATCTTCATCACAAAAACCCCACAAGCAGTGCTATCGATTTCAGGTCCTTGGTGATCaaagcatcatcatcatcaatggcTTCCTCAACAGAGACCAAACCTTTCGCTGTTCTTTTCGTGTGTCTAGGCAACATTTGTAGGAGTCCAGCTGCTGAGGGCGTGTTTACTGATATTGTTAACAAGAGAGGACTTGATTCTAAGTTCAAGATTGACTCTGCTGGCACCATTAATTACCATGAGGTAAACATATCTTTCTAAAATTCTGTTGCTTTGATTGTAGAGAATAATGAAAAATAGCATTTTATGGAGA contains:
- the LOC118060575 gene encoding uncharacterized protein is translated as MVRTSVTTLYYNSSPNTRFPYPSLNLQFCHNATKLLSLRAPFPLINKYPFLQFSHLHHKNPTSSAIDFRSLVIKASSSSMASSTETKPFAVLFVCLGNICRSPAAEGVFTDIVNKRGLDSKFKIDSAGTINYHEGNPADSRMRAASKRRGIEITSISRPIRPSDFRDFDIILAMDNQNREDIIKAFNRWKFRETLPDDAHKKVKLMCSFCKKHDETEVPDPYYGGPQGFEKVLDLLEDACESLLDSVLAEKN